The DNA window AGCTAGGTTTGCTGGCCAGTGAAACCTTTagaatctgcctgtctttgtACACTCCACCTCCGCACCACTAGGGTTACGGATGCACAATGTATGCAGTGGCCTGCCTGGCTCTTGCCAGTGTGCTAGGGATCTAAACTCATGCTCTCATGCTTGCTCAGTTAATATTTCATGTACTTAGCCATCTCCAAGTTCCTCAGCTTAAGCCAATCTTAAACACAGGTTTCGGAATATTTACTTGAGAAATATCCACATGACATCAAATTACAAAGTCGTTCTCTTTTATCTCTGGTAATCAAGTAAGGTTTGTTTTCGCTTGAATGATTTTAATGGTGTAAACAAAGACCTGGAactcccccctccaaaaaaaaaaaaaaaagtcatacatGAACAGGGAAGAAGCCTCACGAGAATGACAATGGAGTTTTTCCCACACTAAGCCATTAAGTGATTTTTCTTCCGACTTACATTGGAATCCTAATCTCTAGTTAGGAGATGATCCCCAAGTAAGAGGAAATGATTTGTCAATCATTTCTTTACAAAGGTAATCAGTTGAAAGTAAAGCCATTAGGGAGAACCCTCTTCTAATATGACTTGTATGCTTAGAAACAGGAAGTGTTGGGTGTTGGAGAAATACGCCAGATAATAAGGTACCTGCCTTGCAAGCCCAAGTACTGGAGTTACATTCTTATCATCACATAAAAAGGATggggatggtggtgcatgcttgtaagcCTTCCACTGAGGAGGTAAAGAGAGATGGATCCCCaaggctttctggccagccagcctagactaatctTTGAGCCACAGATGccagtgagataccctgtctcaacaaagtgGACAGATCCTGAGAAATGccacctgaggctgacctccaccctacacacacacacacacacacacacacacacacacacacacacacacacacacacacggtgtagGGGAGGGGGTGCGGGATGGATAGAAGTTTCTAAGCAGGTGGCTACAGGAAGCCTGCCTTGGGAACATGAAAGTGACCATCAACAAGCTAAGGAAGGGCCCGTCCTTTTCTCACAGCCCTCAGAAGGGACCAAACCTGCTGAAATAACCTTGCTCTTgggcttctggcctccaggactGTGAGAAAGTAAAGTATCTAGTACTTGGTGATAGCAGTCCTTGCAAATTAATCCAGCTACCTACTTCATTCCCTGCTCCCCCAGAAACACCAATGTTGAAACTCTGTTACTGTGCATTGTTGCTGAAgataatacatatgtatgcatacactaACTTTGTATTATTTGACTTCACAACTTCAGGGGGGGAAATATGAGCTGGTCGCTAAATAGCAGTATCCTGGACTGCAGGATAAAATATATCATAGGAGGTGACACTGAAAATCATTTGAAACAACCTTTACAGTTTAGAATAAATAGAGAAAAGTAGAAGTTACAGGCTTTTCATGGTTACTCCATTAGTTACTGGTGAAGGCGTATCATGTGATGCTCAGTCTTAGTATTTTTCTACTGTAACACAAAGGCACTCTGGGCGAGTGGCCAAGAAGCATATTTCAACAATAGTATTTTCCTTATTTTGCCAAGTTAAAAAGGTGTTTAGATAAAGTGTAAGTGGCAAACATCTGCAATCTCAgacctagggaggcagagacagaggtatATCTCCAGCCCGAGGGCATACTAGACTATGTAGAAAATTCCAGacctacacaaagaaattctgtctcaaaaattaattagttaatgagtgaaatattaaaaaataaaatgaaaaggtgtTGAAGGTCAGGGTAATGTAAGAGTAAATGGACAAAAAGTTCACAAAGAATAATTTGCTCCCCTAAAACAGCATTTCAGAGTCCTTACATTTATGGATTCTTAATCACACTGATGATATTTTTACTGTTAATGGCAGACATGAGTGGCTCAATACTCAGGACTTGCAAAGATTGagattttctttgaaagtctataTATCCAAACAGAGAAAATTCTTCAGGAGGCCATTTCTGCTTTTGTCGATTTTCATTCATAGTTTTCATACATTACACTGCCAACAACTCAAATTagctataaaaatatttcagttcaGTGAAAATGTTTATCGTGactttaattatttattgatagactttctgttgttttctaTGATCATTATGCTTTCAGAAGAGTGGATGTTCACAGAGtgaacatgaaaaagaaatttgaatCTTCTACCCTCAAAGATAGAATTAAGATAAACCATTTTGAACTTTGAATTAAGAAGATAGAATTAAGATTAACCATTTTGAGGTACAAAACTGGGTAGATCCCAACTGGAAATAAAGAAGATCTTTAGTCAGAGCTCTGATAGGATTGACTTGGCTGCTGTGGAAGGTCTTCAGGATAATATTTGGAGTATTAAACAATTTTGGAAACTTTGTTATAGAGAAAACTCAAGTCATGATTGGAATGGATTAAATGGGCTTTTCAGCCCTGCCCATTCTAGAAGCTTATTCTTCTATGAACACAGCAATAATAGCATAAATCTGTTCTCCTCAACTAACTCAGACATCACTTCTTATCTTGGTATCACGTGTGTGTCGTGtgttatttaatgtatttaattcACACACATTCcagcaacagaaacagagacatcAATTTGCAGCTCCTAGTAAGTTAAAGCAGAAGTTCAGGTTAGAGTATTTTCTTTGCTATTCCACCTGTTAGTATGACATCTTCTAGTTCTTACTATATTGAGTAGGATGGCAAGTTGcaatccagaaagaaaaattttagcaGTTATGTTAATGCTTGAGATCTGTTCTAAAGAGCTGAACATACACAGTCCATCGTGAAATAATCAGATACTAACCTCCTTCATTTTTTCCAGTTCATTCTGTAAGGCTTGCTTTGCAATTTCAACTTCTATAAGctgctgcctcagcttctcatttTCATCTTCTGTTGTTGTCCTTTTTTCTTCCACATTTTCCAGTTCGTGGTGGAGTCTCACAGATACATCCTTTGCAACCTAAAATGATGTGTTTGCagcaataaaatataattttattcctATTGAAGGCATCAAGAGCCAACATTTCCATAGTACATACTTTGTGGCAGTGTTCCCAATACCTGATCTAGAAGCCATTCGTATATCAATCACTTAATCCTCACAACAATCCCACAGGATAGATGCTACTATTATATCTGCTTTATAGAGGAAGAAATATCAAGTAAGATGTTCAAGGCTGTACAGCTAACAAATAGCCAGATGGCTGGCTCGACTTTATTAATTTAACTTCACTACATCATAGCAATATGTACTTTTTTCCTGTTCACATATAGATTTAACATATCTGCTTTAATTTTACAGTAAAACCATGAGCTCTATGATTCCACTATTGCCCCCACTGAGAAATGGGGGGAATACATTTTTAACTACTGGGTAGTGGGACTTGCTTTTATTTCCCTTATAACTCTTAGCTAGTTCCAAGTATTTAAGATTAGCAAGCATTCCAGTCCTTGAGAttcttttttaatactagtaTATATTTTCACCCCAacttttgagattatttttaaaactatagagTTTTGAAGGGAGACTGAGCATTTAGTGTAGAGGCTCAGGACAGAGCTAGTCCTGCTTCAGACTGGATGGAGAGAGCTTGGCTACTGCCAAGCTTGTTATAGGGCCCTTTTTCAAATGGGTTACTGGGAGTTACAGAACCGGTGAGTATAGATAGGCAAGGGTCCTAAGTGGAAGCCTAGACTTTCCGAAAGAGACCTTAACTATTTTCTCAATGCTTTCCTGTTGTGGATGTCAATGTTCTACAGTAACCCACATTGCTACTCACAAATATCTGACTCCACCTGGCCTTCCCTGGGAATACATCATTGGAAGCCAGATCACTAGATTTGAGGCCATTCAGAGTCTGTGCTTTACCATGAATGACCTTTTTTCAGCCTAGGAGGGAGGAACCCTCTTCCCATTACTTCTGGAAGAGTCACtcccaggagacacacacacacacacacacacacacactaaactgaacattttctttcccttctgggATGCTGACATTTTTGTGGTGAACGCTAGGAACCTAAGGCCTTTTGCCAGTCATCAGGGAAGGCCCTTTCAACGCAAAGAGCCCTCACTAAAGTCTCCACCCGCTGACCCCGGCGCGCCctcgctccccctcccccacagctgcAGACCTTGAGGTCCTGCTCCAGGCTGCGCAACAGCTCGCCATCAATTTCCCCCGTCTGCGCGTAACGGAGCCTTTTGCGCTCGGCTTTGCGGAGGCGGTACTGCAGAATCCGGCAGTTTTTGTTGGCTCTCTCCAACTCATGGCGCATTTCCTGCAGCTGACAGGCGTCCTCCTCGAAGAAAGTATCTCTCATCTCGTCCATCTCCGTCCTCAGCTCATCGATCTCGTTCTGAGACGGCGACAGGCCATGGGTCACAGTCAGCCTTGCCTCTAGCCCCTCCGATACGCACCGCATACACCCCATGCCTACTCCCAATACCTAGTTTTACTGCCTCCTCCACCAGATAGGAGTGACAGGGAGCTGAAAACAGAAACTAGAAAACCAGGCCCAGATTAGGCCTCTTTTCATTCTGTTACTCTAGCTCTCTCTGCCCGTGAGAAAGTGGGGCATATCGTGGTAATTGGAGAAATGAAGGCCTGGGTTTGGATTTAAATGAAACACAAGGATGTGAATATTAGGTTCCGTTTCAAATTGGGAGCGGGCCATGGACCTCCCCAACCTTCCTAGTTCCCCTCCCTCCCGGTGGCCCTCACAGGTTAGCAGCCTTCCAACCCTGCGGGGACACGCCCTAATCCTTAGAGGCCCcacacttcccctcccccattcggtccccacccccctctcctcctcaccttGAGAGTCTCGTTCTCTTCCCGCagcttctccatctcctcctgcatctcctcctgctcctggagCTGCGGCGGGTGGGACTGCGACGATGGGGGAGCCGCCGCCTGCATGGccccgccgctgccgctgctctCTGCGCTCTGCTGGGGGccctcggcggcggcggccattggggaggaggaggaggaggaggggaccacAAGGGGCTCACAGATGGCAGGGGCGCCGGCGACCGGGGAGCTGCGGCTGCCACCGCCACCGTTTTTCGTGTGCATCTGAGCCGCGGCCGCTGCGGCCGCCGCCCGCTCCTTCTTGAGATGGAACTGGATGAGCTCAGACTGCAGACATCCCTCCTTCCAGTAGCTCCCTCCACCTCCGCTGCCGCCCCCTGCGACGCCGCTTCCAGAGTTTCTGCTGCCCGGGCCGGGGGCTCTGCTTGTAGCAGCGGTGGATGGCACAGGGGAGACCCCCTCCCCACCGCTGCTACCCTTCTGCGAGGCGCGGACGCCTTTCCCTCGCCAAACCCTGGGCGGTGGCGGCTGCGGAGCGCCCCCCTCCCGGTCCCCCGGGCCGCCGccggctcctcctccttccccgccccctccccctcctcccccgagCGGAGGGGGTTCCCCGACTTTCGAGGGCACCGACTCTATCTCCCGGGGTGGGTCCTCGGGCGGTCCGGGCCTCCTGCCGCTCACAGCGGCCAGGATAGCCGCGGGGGGCCCTTCAGCACCAGGCGCGGGCTGGACAGCTCCGGGAGCAGCCCCTTTGGGTACCGCGGGCGTCGCCTTCTCCGCCCCGCCTCCGCATCCTCTAGAGCCGGCCCCAGAGGCGCCGCGACCGGTTATCTTGGTaccctgctgttgctgctgctgctgctgcagctgctgctgccgaACGGAATTGAGTTTAGTGCCGACCCCAAGCGGGGACCGCGTGGCCGCGGCGGTCTGTCGGAAAGAATTGTCCCTAGGCCTAGCAGGTGACTGAGCTCGCTGCTGCTTTCTGCTGCTGCCCTCCGGGTGCAGGCGAGCCTCCGTGGCTGCGGCGGCAGCAGAAGCTGAGGTTGCGGCTGGGGCAGCGCCCCCGGACGGTGGCTGACTCATGGCAGTCTAGGAAGAACCTACCGGATGCGACATGGAACGGTCCATCTCTAGAtcatcctcttctctcctttctgccaCCAACCTTCCTTTCTAAGCTGGGACGggaataaaagaagagaaatatacaGTATGTTTACACTGATGCAGAGTCAAAGGTGAATTTGCTGGACAAGAGACGCTACAGAGGATTAGGAGATTTGGAAACCCAGCGTTTAATGGGACCTTTGACTAGGAAAAGAGTGCAGGGCTGTTAGTTCTCACTTTGCCCAAAGTGGCGCTGTTTCCACCTCTCAGTCAAAGGCAGCTGAAGCTTGAATTCCTTAGGTAGCAGGTTTTGGAAAGGGTTAGACATAGGTTCAGCAAGAAATGAATGGGAAAGGAAATGAGGGGCGCGGGGGATAAGGTCCGGAAGAGACTTCTGAAGACAAAGGAAATGTTTACATATGATAGTTATCAAACGGCTTTCTTCAGCATCAAATCTGTGTTTAAAACATAGTTTAGTggagaaaactttttttaattagtattcCCAGGTGTCAATTAAAGAAACACGGCTATGATGTAAGATCCTAGAGAATATTTACTGTAGATAAATGACACTTTCCTCATTCAGCTCCAGCCCCTAATGCTGTCTTTAGATAATTATAGCCAACATTCTTAAgaacagaacacaaaagaaaacataaagagtGACTATACATCGGCCCCAGTCTCAAGAAAAAAGTGACATCAGGAATTAGCTATAAGATTCAGTCATTGGCAACCCCAAAGAGATAATTTTTGTAGCTTAAAAATACttgttgggccgggcggtggtggcgcacgcctttaatcccaggacttgggaggcagagccaggcggatctctgtgagttcgaggccagcctgggctaccaagtgagttccaggaaaggcacaaagctacactgagaaaccctgtctcgaaaaaaccaaaaaaaaaaaaaaaaaaaaaaaaaaaatacttgttggAAAATTTGATGAACAGCTCTACCTACAGGCTCTGAAGTTTGTAGTGATGAATTTTTCTATACTCACTTGTTCTGTACTTATAAAGCAGTGAGTTTTAAGTGCAACGTAGAAAACAGTTTCATTCTTAAACATTTCCTTAGGTGGTATATAATAGACTAAAGTTGAAGTTTTAAAATGCCCACTCACGGGCCTGGAGAACGGGCTCAGCAGTTagtagcactggctgctcttccagaggacccaagttctattcccagaactcacagggtagctcacaactatacctccagttccaaggatctgacaccctcttctggcctccctgtgcACCAGGTCCATATgcggtacacaaacatacatgcaggcaaaatactcatacagataaaattaaatgttaaaatgcTCACTCACTCCTATGGAGCCAAATTTTTGGAACAGAATAGTCTGCACCCAGAAGGCTGATCATCTTCCTTTATGGTGGTAAGATACATGGTGTGATCTTCCCACAATAAGCACACCCCTTTAAGCTGGAAAACAGCAAGTTACTGCCCTGTGAGTTCTCCTGCCTAGTGGCCCAGTCAGCTAGTTCAATTGGCCCCCTTTCCAGGAGAACATTATCTGTAAAGCACAGGAAGGTCACGAATAGACACAAACTTCTCTTATACACACTCATACCTTTTAGAAGAGTTGATTGCCCAGGATCTTACTTAGattattactgttgttttctGTTGTATCTTAATTGACGTTGTAATCATCTCTCCCTTCATAAAGAAATAATACCCCGATACCCCCCTCTCCACCttcttttctgcctctggaatctCTTTTTCAACTCACTGTGTAATGCAATGATAAAGACTTCTTCAGAGGGGAGAACAAAGTTACCCACTGCTAGAATGTCTGGCCTACTTTACCATGGGTCAGAATAATGTGGGCCATCCAACTTAATTACACTGGTAACACTAAGTTATATTTAACTAAGCAGAACCACACAGGAGCTGAGAAGCCAGGAATTGAAGCCTGACTCCCCAGACTACTTTAATCTCAGAGAAAACTTGGGTTTCAGGAACTAATTCCACAATCTAAGGCACCTAGGTAGCAGCCTATATCCCAAGCCTTTCATCAGTGGAAATCGCCATCCAAGCAATATCAGTAAGGACCAAATCAAGCCTTTTCATCTCAACTCCTATCTGTCCCAGGACCCACCCCGTTTCTCAtccttttctctttagaaatCCAGAAGTTCTCACTTCTCTGCAGAGGCGCTGCTTCCAGGAAGTTGATGCAAATCAACACTGCTTTCTTCCTGATATTTCGGAGTCCTCCGGGTTTATCTTTCAGGGAGAGTTCAACTTCGCAGTGTTGACTTTCTTGCTGAGCAGGCTTGCTTGCACCGGATCCACACCCACTCTGGTTCTCCAAACAAAGGCGGTAACCACAAAGACTCGGAACTCTGGGAGCCCGTTCCTAGCTGGCGATGCTTGCCTGGGCTGGAACTGCAACTGCATCAGGCGGATGCCCGGGTACCAAGCCGTGCCAGACAATCCCCAGGAAGTGCAGTGGTATTCATGAGCTGACCTCACCGGACTGGGCTGGGAAGAGGGCGGGattggagggaggacaggagagaagtAACCGGAGTGGTTActcaaagaggagagagaaaggtgaGGATGGGGAACCGGGGTAGCGGGTGGGAGGCAAGTAGACAAAAAGGCCAGAGCCACGCCCGAGATGGAGAATTGTCAGCCTGGCTCATCAAAATCCTTGCTTCACTCCCATTTCCTGTACTTGGCAGAAGACTCCAAAACCGCTTAAAATCGGATGTATTGGTTTCCTGCAATGCTTTGTCTCGGGTCCGATCAATCTCCATCAATTATTTACTTGAGCTCTTTTCCTTGGGAGGCCCGCTGGAGCAGCCTGCAACCCTCGGCCTGACCCTCTGGAGTCTCCTGATGCAGCTGAGAGGCGCTGGCGCACGGCTGGCTGCCGGGAGTTCTCTTTGTTCACTCACTTTAATTCTCAGTCGATCTCTCCACGCGCGgcttcttccccaccccctctctcggGCGGAGTCCTGGGATGGGATTTCCGCGAATAGACAATGGTTGTCAGACCCGCCGTCCCACAAACAAAGGGTTCTTGCAAAGATACACGAAGGAACGACTAATTTAGTGCAAAGCGAATATGTTTGCTGATGAAGGCCAAGTAGCACCCAGCACGTTCGCCCTCCCCTCACCAAAGGCCAGTTTCTTCAGTGAAAACAAACTGGTAGTTTCTGGgatccacattttttttaactgttgtgCACTTGAGTAATAGGAGTCAGGAAGAATGTATTTATAAAGTATCAGCTGACCAGGGAgttaagaaaaatgtgtttccAGTTTACATTTATCCATATTGTTCCACAATAATAGCATTCTTaaaatttgggggaaattttctccttttctttctaattttattttagagagCAGCCTCGAGAGCCTCCTTTCTGCCCCCTAAAAATCCCCTTGTAAGCTTCCAGGTAAGAATATATTAATCTTGTATTAAAAGGACATTTTTAGACGTTAAACCTCTCTTAACgttgttgtggtggttttgtGTGAGCTAAGACTTAGATATTTTGCAACAACGCGTCTAGCCTGGCGTTGATTTAGCCGGAGACTAAATCCTGTCTTAAGAGTGAAATGACAATGATTTGAGAGTAATTTGCACAGGAGCAGTTTGTCACAGTGAAATGAAAGCATATTTAGGCCTAGGTAATTTATATCTCCAGTGACATCAAACATGGTACCACAAGGAAATCATTTCAGGCTGTAAAACATGCTATGAACTGGTTTGTGACTAGGCTAGTACTGTCCAAGGTGCTGGTGAtgtaaagaaagtcaagaaaccgTCCCTGTGTCAAGAAGGCTCAAACATA is part of the Peromyscus leucopus breed LL Stock chromosome 8a, UCI_PerLeu_2.1, whole genome shotgun sequence genome and encodes:
- the Soga3 gene encoding protein SOGA3 isoform X2, which gives rise to MSQPPSGGAAPAATSASAAAAATEARLHPEGSSRKQQRAQSPARPRDNSFRQTAAATRSPLGVGTKLNSVRQQQLQQQQQQQQGTKITGRGASGAGSRGCGGGAEKATPAVPKGAAPGAVQPAPGAEGPPAAILAAVSGRRPGPPEDPPREIESVPSKVGEPPPLGGGGGGGGEGGGAGGGPGDREGGAPQPPPPRVWRGKGVRASQKGSSGGEGVSPVPSTAATSRAPGPGSRNSGSGVAGGGSGGGGSYWKEGCLQSELIQFHLKKERAAAAAAAAQMHTKNGGGGSRSSPVAGAPAICEPLVVPSSSSSSPMAAAAEGPQQSAESSGSGGAMQAAAPPSSQSHPPQLQEQEEMQEEMEKLREENETLKNEIDELRTEMDEMRDTFFEEDACQLQEMRHELERANKNCRILQYRLRKAERKRLRYAQTGEIDGELLRSLEQDLKVAKDVSVRLHHELENVEEKRTTTEDENEKLRQQLIEVEIAKQALQNELEKMKELSLKRRGSKDLPKSEKKAQQTPTEDNEDLKCQLQFVKEEAALMRKKMAKIDKEKDRFEHELQKYRSFYGDLDSPLPKGEAGGPPSTREAELKLRLRLVEEEANILGRKIVELEVENRGLKAELDDLRGDDFNGSANPLMREQSESLSELRQHLQLVEDETELLRRNVADLEEQNKRITAELNKYKYKSSGHDSSRHHDSAKTEALQEELKAARLQINELSGKVMQLQYENRVLMSNMQRYDLASHLGIRGSPRDSDAESDAGKKESDDDSRPPHRKREGPIGGESDSEEVRNIRSLTPTRSFYPAPGPWPKSFSDRQQMKDIRSEAERLGKTIDRLIADTSTIITEARIYVANGDLFGLMDEEDDGSRIREHELLYRINAQMKAFRKELQTFIDRLEVPKSADDRGAEEPISVSQVQFCLLRAMAMARLAHGAAVPRGASPTPTSTSYLREVPSHSLAGL
- the Soga3 gene encoding protein SOGA3 isoform X3 yields the protein MSQPPSGGAAPAATSASAAAAATEARLHPEGSSRKQQRAQSPARPRDNSFRQTAAATRSPLGVGTKLNSVRQQQLQQQQQQQQGTKITGRGASGAGSRGCGGGAEKATPAVPKGAAPGAVQPAPGAEGPPAAILAAVSGRRPGPPEDPPREIESVPSKVGEPPPLGGGGGGGGEGGGAGGGPGDREGGAPQPPPPRVWRGKGVRASQKGSSGGEGVSPVPSTAATSRAPGPGSRNSGSGVAGGGSGGGGSYWKEGCLQSELIQFHLKKERAAAAAAAAQMHTKNGGGGSRSSPVAGAPAICEPLVVPSSSSSSPMAAAAEGPQQSAESSGSGGAMQAAAPPSSQSHPPQLQEQEEMQEEMEKLREENETLKNEIDELRTEMDEMRDTFFEEDACQLQEMRHELERANKNCRILQYRLRKAERKRLRYAQTGEIDGELLRSLEQDLKVAKDVSVRLHHELENVEEKRTTTEDENEKLRQQLIEVEIAKQALQNELEKMKELSLKRRGSKDLPKSEKKAQQTPTEEDNEDLKCQLQFVKEEAALMRKKMAKIDKEKDRFEHELQKYRSFYGDLDSPLPKGEAGGPPSTREAELKLRLRLVEEEANILGRKIVELEVENRGLKAELDDLRGDDFNGSANPLMREQSESLSELRQHLQLVEDETELLRRNVADLEEQNKRITAELNKYKYKSSGHDSSRHHDSAKTEALQEELKAARLQINELSGKVMQLQYENRVLMSNMQRYDLASHLGIRGSPRDSDAESDAGKKESDDDSRPPHRKREGPIGGESDSEEVRNIRSLTPTRSFYPAPGPWPKSFSDRQQMKDIRSEAERLGKTIDRLIADTSTIITEARIYVANGDLFGLMDEEDDGSRIREHELLYRINAQMKAFRKELQTFIDRLEVPKSADDRGAEEPISVSQMFQPIILLILILVLFSSLSYTTIFKLVFLFTLFFVL
- the Soga3 gene encoding protein SOGA3 isoform X1, whose translation is MSQPPSGGAAPAATSASAAAAATEARLHPEGSSRKQQRAQSPARPRDNSFRQTAAATRSPLGVGTKLNSVRQQQLQQQQQQQQGTKITGRGASGAGSRGCGGGAEKATPAVPKGAAPGAVQPAPGAEGPPAAILAAVSGRRPGPPEDPPREIESVPSKVGEPPPLGGGGGGGGEGGGAGGGPGDREGGAPQPPPPRVWRGKGVRASQKGSSGGEGVSPVPSTAATSRAPGPGSRNSGSGVAGGGSGGGGSYWKEGCLQSELIQFHLKKERAAAAAAAAQMHTKNGGGGSRSSPVAGAPAICEPLVVPSSSSSSPMAAAAEGPQQSAESSGSGGAMQAAAPPSSQSHPPQLQEQEEMQEEMEKLREENETLKNEIDELRTEMDEMRDTFFEEDACQLQEMRHELERANKNCRILQYRLRKAERKRLRYAQTGEIDGELLRSLEQDLKVAKDVSVRLHHELENVEEKRTTTEDENEKLRQQLIEVEIAKQALQNELEKMKELSLKRRGSKDLPKSEKKAQQTPTEEDNEDLKCQLQFVKEEAALMRKKMAKIDKEKDRFEHELQKYRSFYGDLDSPLPKGEAGGPPSTREAELKLRLRLVEEEANILGRKIVELEVENRGLKAELDDLRGDDFNGSANPLMREQSESLSELRQHLQLVEDETELLRRNVADLEEQNKRITAELNKYKYKSSGHDSSRHHDSAKTEALQEELKAARLQINELSGKVMQLQYENRVLMSNMQRYDLASHLGIRGSPRDSDAESDAGKKESDDDSRPPHRKREGPIGGESDSEEVRNIRSLTPTRSFYPAPGPWPKSFSDRQQMKDIRSEAERLGKTIDRLIADTSTIITEARIYVANGDLFGLMDEEDDGSRIREHELLYRINAQMKAFRKELQTFIDRLEVPKSADDRGAEEPISVSQVQFCLLRAMAMARLAHGAAVPRGASPTPTSTSYLREVPSHSLAGL